From a region of the Marasmius oreades isolate 03SP1 chromosome 7, whole genome shotgun sequence genome:
- a CDS encoding uncharacterized protein (BUSCO:EOG09262K9A), which translates to MPIHGLSSTLPPSKPSHFNIERVIRPNILALHPYRCARDDYTEGILLDANENALGPSISKSTLDEEDQETNPQNLHRYPDPSHDSIKDRIRSLRSVSGVDHIFLGVGSDEVIDLLMRVCVTPGGQEKILITPPTYGMYAVCAQVNDVGIVKVALDLTGEQGEGGSNGRFSLRVDEVKKAIDSDPGIKLVFLCSPGNPTGTLISLTSIRALLDYESFKGIVVVDEAYVDFSGESNSAVPLVREYANLCVMQTLSKSFGLAAIRLGIAIAQPPLIQVLTNTKAPYNISTPAAHLALSALSPSALDSMHAKVRRLITSRGELLRSLATLENLGVGPAIGSNNANFLMVPILSKTEPSKPDNVRAQNVYKTLAEHRGIVVRFRGNEPGCEGCLRITVGTEQENEAVIRELRDLLQKI; encoded by the exons ATGCCCATCCACGGTCTCTCTTCGACCTTGCCTCCATCAAAGCCGAGTCATTTCAACATCGAACGCGTAATTCGTCCCAATATCTTAGCTCTTCATCCGTATAGATGTGCTAGAGATGATTACACGGAAGGAATTCTTCTGGATGCCAATGAAAACGCTCTCGGCCCCTCAATCTCCAAATCGACTCTGGACGAAGAGGACCAAGAAACTAATCCACAAAACCTTCATCGCTACCCAGATCCTTCTCATGACTCAATTAAAGATCGTATACGATCCCTGCGCTCCGTATCTGGCGTAGATCATATCTTCCTGGGTGTTGGATCAGACGAAGTGATTGACTTGCTCATGCGAGTTTGTGTCACTCCGGGCGGCCAGGAAAAAATACTTATAACTCCGCCAACATATGGGATGTACGCCGTATGTGCACAGGTCAACGACGTAGGTATAGTCAAGGTGGCATTAGATTTGACCGGAGAGCAAGGTGAAGGAGGTTCGAACGGAAGATTCAGTCTAAGAGTAGACGAG GTCAAAAAAGCAATCGATTCCGATCCAGGCATCAAACTCGTCTTTCTATGCTCTCCTGGAAATCCCACCGGAACGTTAATCTCATTAACCTCGATCCGTGCTCTCCTCGATTATGAGAGTTTCAAGGGGATCGTTGTTGTCGACGAAGCCTATGTGGATTTCTCAGGCGAAAGCAACAGCGCCGTTCCTCTAGTCCGTGAATACGCTAATCTGTGCGTCATGCAAACCTTGAGCAAGAGTTTTGGACTGGCTGCCATCAG ACTGGGGATAGCGATAGCTCAGCCGCCTTTGATCCAAGTactcaccaacaccaaagcGCCCTACAATATCTCCACCCCTGCGGCGCATTTAGCACTGTCTGCTCTTTCGCCTTCGGCACTTGATTCCATGCATGCTAAAGTCCGCAGACTTATCACCTCCCGTGGCGAACTTCTTCGGTCACTTGCCACACTCGAAAATCTCGGTGTGGGACCAGCTATTGGCAGCAACAATGCTAATTTTCTCATGGTTCCCATCCTGAGCAAAACCGAACCTAGCAAACCGGATAATGTGCGGGCACAAAATGTTTACAAAACCTTGGCAGAACATCGAGGAATCGTCGTTAGGTTTAGAGGGAACGAACCTGGCTGTGAAGGGTGCTTGAGGATCACAGTGGGAACTGAACAGGAAAACGAAGCTGTGATACGAGAGTTGAGGGATTTACTTCAAAAAATATAG
- the RKI1 gene encoding ribose-5-phosphate isomerase rki1 (BUSCO:EOG092641UM), with translation MLLRTLLCPKVRVSTSTSPLSLSLSTRYFSSKMALSSEVKPQTQASADENSLLNQRLSMITTAIPISTPGALAAHGEKATLKSLKSPILPGELSVIERSKQLAAWTAVDDYVKPHFRVIGIGSGSTVPYVVERIVSQGAEANKDRVYIPTGFQSRELIVASGLNLGDVDQYPAIDVTLDGADEVDIQLNCIKGGGACHLREKVIAEAARTFILVADYRKNVERLGTNFKAGVPIEVVPFAYAKVLGNLRTVIGSPKAHLRMAVAKAGPVVTDNGNFVIDAPFDEETMKDPYTIMARIKMLTGVVEVGLFCHMATAAYFGNQDGSVTVKTNDGKVKQVQSSR, from the exons ATGCTGCTTAGGACCTTGTTGTGTCCGAAAGTCCGTGTGTCAACATCCACATCGCCTCTCAGTCTTTCACTCTCAACTCGTTATTTCTCATCAAAAATGGCCCTTTCTTCGGAAGTTAAACCACAAACGCA GGCTTCCGCCGACGAGAACAGCCTTCTCAACCAACGTCTCTCAATGATTACCACTGCTATCCCGATATCAACTCCTGGAGCTCTTGCTGCGCATGGTG AAAAAGCCACCTTGAAATCTCTAAAGTCCCCTATCCTGCCAGGCGAGCTATCGGTCATCGAGAGATCGAAGCAATTAGCAGCGTGGACTGCTGTCGACGACTACGTGAAGCCTCACTTCCGG GTCATTGGGATAGGTTCTGGGTCGACTGTGCCATATGTTGTTGAAAGGATCGTCAGCCAAGGAGCAGAAGCCAACAAGGACCGTGTTTACATTCCGACAG GTTTCCAGTCAAGGGAACTCATAGTTGCATCTGGTCTCAATTTGGGAGATGTAGATCAGTACCCCGCCATCGATGTGACCTTGGATGGTGCTGACGA GGTGGACATTCAATTAAATTGCATCAAAGGTGGCGGGGCTTGCCATCTACGGGAGAAGGTCATCGCAGAGGCTGCGCGAAC ATTCATCCTGGTCGCTGACTATCGCAAGAATGTGGAACGACTGGGCACGAAT TTCAAGGCCGGTGTTCCTATTGAAGTTGTACCATTTGCCTATGCAAAAGTACTGGGAAACTTACGTACCGTTATTGGTTCCCCGAAAGCCCATTTACGAATGGCGGTCGCTAAAG CGGGACCTGTCGTCACAGACAACGGAAATTTTGTAATAGATGCACCGTTTGACGAGGAGACGATGAAAGATCCCTACACT ATAATGGCACGGATCAAGATGTTGACCGGAGTAGTTGAGGTCGGGCTGTTCTGTCATATGGCAACGGCAGCCTACTTTGGAAACCAG GACGGTAGTGTTACTGTCAAAACCAACGATGGTAAAGTGAAGCAAGTTCAAAGCAGCCGGTAA